The Corynebacterium suranareeae genome window below encodes:
- the mihF gene encoding integration host factor, actinobacterial type: MALPQLTDEQRKAALAKAAEARKARAELKENLKRGNTNLKDVLDKAETDEIIGKTKVSALLEALPKVGKVKAKEIMDELGIAQTRRLRGLGDRQRRALLERFGFED, from the coding sequence TTGACTGATGAGCAGCGCAAGGCAGCTCTTGCTAAAGCAGCAGAGGCTCGCAAGGCACGCGCAGAGCTCAAAGAGAACCTGAAGCGCGGCAACACTAACCTCAAGGATGTCTTGGACAAGGCCGAGACCGACGAGATCATCGGCAAGACCAAGGTCTCCGCTCTCCTCGAGGCTCTCCCAAAGGTTGGCAAAGTCAAGGCAAAGGAAATTATGGACGAGCTGGGAATTGCTCAGACCCGTCGCCTTCGTGGATTGGGTGACCGCCAGCGTCGCGCACTTCTCGAGCGTTTCGGCTTCGAGGACTAA
- the coaBC gene encoding bifunctional phosphopantothenoylcysteine decarboxylase/phosphopantothenate--cysteine ligase CoaBC gives MTSVSASNSPRNVVVGVAGGIAAYKACHIVRAFKEAGDNVRVVPTESALKFVGQATFEALSGNPVSTTVFDAVDSVQHVKVGQDADLIVIAPATADLMARVAAGRGDDLLAATLLVATCPVVVAPAMHTEMWFNPATVENVEKLRRRGITVIEPAHGRLTGKDTGPGRLPDPEQIVDLANAVHAGARLPRDLEGKKVLITAGGTHEHIDPVRFIGNSSSGRQGFALGEIAAQRGADVTIVAGSTAQLSTPAGAEIVSVVSTQEMFDAVQERASDSDFIVMAAAVADFTPASQATSKLKKGSDSDEDALSTIKLVENPDILATTVHRRNSGELANNPIIVGFAAETGDQDTSALEYAQKKLVKKGCDLLMCNEVGKGKVFGQRHNEGWILDANGGVVEVEHGNKIEVAAQIWDAAVAFRKA, from the coding sequence GTGACTTCTGTGTCTGCTTCTAATTCGCCCCGTAACGTTGTTGTTGGTGTAGCAGGAGGTATTGCGGCCTATAAGGCGTGTCATATTGTGCGTGCTTTTAAAGAAGCCGGCGATAACGTGCGGGTTGTGCCCACTGAATCTGCATTAAAATTCGTGGGTCAAGCAACGTTTGAGGCATTGTCGGGCAACCCGGTGTCTACCACAGTGTTTGATGCGGTTGATAGTGTGCAACACGTCAAAGTTGGCCAGGATGCTGATCTGATCGTGATTGCTCCAGCTACCGCTGATCTTATGGCACGCGTTGCAGCCGGTCGCGGTGATGATCTGCTTGCAGCAACACTGTTGGTGGCTACATGTCCGGTTGTTGTTGCACCAGCGATGCATACTGAGATGTGGTTCAACCCAGCGACGGTGGAAAACGTCGAAAAGCTTAGGCGGCGGGGGATTACCGTCATTGAGCCTGCCCATGGACGGCTGACCGGAAAAGACACCGGCCCGGGCCGACTCCCAGATCCGGAGCAAATTGTAGATTTGGCTAATGCTGTGCATGCTGGCGCACGTCTGCCAAGAGATTTAGAGGGGAAGAAAGTACTCATCACCGCTGGTGGAACCCATGAACATATCGATCCAGTCAGGTTTATTGGCAATAGTTCTTCTGGGCGTCAAGGTTTTGCCCTGGGGGAAATCGCAGCACAACGTGGCGCGGACGTAACCATTGTTGCAGGTTCTACAGCACAGCTTTCTACTCCTGCAGGGGCTGAGATTGTCTCTGTGGTCTCAACTCAAGAGATGTTTGATGCAGTTCAAGAACGCGCTAGCGACAGTGATTTTATCGTGATGGCTGCTGCAGTGGCTGATTTCACACCAGCGTCGCAGGCTACTTCAAAATTGAAGAAAGGATCCGACTCGGATGAAGATGCGCTCAGCACGATCAAATTAGTTGAAAACCCAGATATTTTGGCCACAACCGTTCACCGCAGAAACTCAGGCGAACTAGCCAACAATCCAATTATTGTGGGATTTGCTGCAGAAACAGGAGATCAAGATACGTCTGCCTTGGAGTATGCCCAAAAGAAGCTGGTGAAAAAGGGCTGTGATTTGCTCATGTGCAATGAGGTAGGAAAAGGAAAAGTGTTTGGCCAGCGACATAACGAAGGTTGGATTCTCGATGCCAACGGTGGCGTCGTGGAAGTGGAACACGGCAATAAAATAGAGGTCGCAGCGCAGATTTGGGATGCAGCTGTGGCATTTCGGAAGGCCTAG
- the metK gene encoding methionine adenosyltransferase has protein sequence MAQPTAVRLFTSESVTEGHPDKICDAISDTILDALLEKDPHSRVAVETVVTTGIVHVVGEVRTSAYVEIPQLVRNKLIEIGFNSSEVGFDGRTCGVSVSIGEQSQEIADGVDNSDEARTNGDVEEDDRAGAGDQGLMFGYATNETEEFMPLPIALAHRLSRRLTQVRKEGIVPHLRPDGKTQVTFAYDEQDRPDHLDTVVISTQHDREVDRAWLETQLREHVIDWVIKDAGIENLVTEDITVLINPSGSFILGGPMGDAGLTGRKIIVDTYGGMARHGGGAFSGKDPSKVDRSAAYAMRWVAKNIVAAGLADRAEVQVAYAIGRAKPVGLYVETFDTNKEGLTDEQIQAAVLEVFDLRPAAIIRELDLLRPIYSGTAAYGHFGRTDLDLPWEAVDRVDALREALKLA, from the coding sequence GTGGCTCAGCCAACTGCCGTCCGTCTGTTCACCAGTGAATCTGTAACTGAGGGACATCCTGACAAAATATGTGATGCTATTTCCGATACCATTTTGGACGCGTTGCTGGAGAAAGATCCGCATTCACGCGTGGCAGTGGAAACTGTGGTCACCACCGGAATCGTCCATGTGGTTGGCGAGGTTCGAACAAGTGCCTACGTTGAGATCCCACAATTAGTCCGAAACAAGCTCATTGAGATCGGCTTTAACTCCTCTGAGGTTGGATTCGATGGCCGTACCTGCGGTGTGTCTGTTTCCATCGGTGAGCAATCACAAGAAATCGCCGATGGTGTAGATAACTCCGATGAAGCACGTACCAATGGTGATGTCGAAGAAGACGACCGCGCAGGTGCAGGCGATCAAGGTTTGATGTTTGGCTATGCCACCAATGAGACCGAAGAGTTCATGCCTTTGCCAATCGCTTTGGCACACCGTCTGTCTCGTCGTTTAACCCAGGTGCGTAAAGAAGGCATCGTTCCACACCTGCGCCCTGATGGAAAAACTCAGGTTACTTTTGCTTATGACGAACAAGATCGCCCTGACCACCTAGACACAGTGGTGATTTCTACCCAGCACGATAGAGAAGTAGACCGTGCATGGTTGGAAACCCAGCTTCGTGAGCATGTCATCGACTGGGTAATTAAGGACGCAGGTATTGAAAACCTAGTGACCGAAGACATCACTGTCTTGATTAACCCTTCAGGCTCATTCATTTTGGGTGGACCAATGGGAGATGCTGGACTGACCGGTCGCAAAATTATTGTGGATACTTATGGTGGCATGGCCCGCCATGGCGGTGGAGCTTTCTCCGGTAAGGATCCAAGCAAGGTTGACCGTTCCGCTGCGTACGCTATGCGTTGGGTAGCTAAAAACATTGTTGCAGCAGGTCTTGCTGATCGCGCAGAAGTTCAAGTTGCCTATGCAATTGGTCGCGCGAAGCCCGTTGGTCTTTATGTGGAAACCTTCGACACCAATAAAGAAGGACTGACCGATGAGCAGATCCAGGCAGCAGTGCTAGAAGTCTTTGACTTGCGCCCTGCAGCTATTATTCGTGAACTTGATCTTCTTCGTCCTATCTACAGCGGTACAGCTGCATACGGACACTTTGGTCGTACTGATCTGGATCTTCCGTGGGAAGCGGTTGATCGTGTCGATGCACTTCGTGAAGCCCTTAAGTTGGCATAA
- a CDS encoding primosomal protein N', which yields MAKTRVPAPEKSVARVLPLLGLAHLDRLFDYRISDDQHDDVQPGVRVRVRFGGRLVDAIVVERTTHSSHEGKLVWLDRVISPIVVYPAQTAKLIEHLSDRYGGVRSDLIRSAIPSRHAGAEEADTSTKWEDLGEVKEPDLSSWSAYQHGQSFVDAVLAGTTARAAWQIAPGDDWAMALAALAVKVVKDGGGALLVVPDQRDVDRLETSLRTLVSAKQITVLNSGLGPQARYRRFLSVLSGQGRLVIGTRSAAFAPVKDLKLAVILNDGDDNLVDPRAPYAHAREVLTTRSSLEGCSLIIAGHARTAEAQLLVESGWMHNLIAARETVRTRMPRVQAVGDSDFQLERDPMARSARLPGIAFQAVRSALERNQPVLIQVPRKGYVPTLACGNCRTPARCRHCNGPLGLPQGSAELAGVPTCRWCGRLDSRFKCQSCGSPKLRAVVLGSERTAEELGRAFPSVRVITSGGNKVVDTVENRASIVVSTPGAEPYVVGDKHQSSEGKAAYGALLLLDTWALMGRQDLRAMEDTLHKWAAAATLVHSHLQKGHVIVVADPSFPVVQSLIRWDMAGAAAKELESRREVLFPPSVHMAAIDGATAALESFLELAELPAHAEVLGPVDLPPGVSLPGEYDEQRFGPAQRLLIRTPLGPRSELGKALKTAQVARAVRKNDLPLRIQMDPIHIG from the coding sequence ATGGCAAAAACCCGCGTCCCCGCTCCAGAGAAGTCGGTGGCGCGGGTTTTACCGTTGTTGGGACTAGCCCATCTGGATCGACTTTTTGATTATCGCATCAGTGACGATCAGCATGACGACGTTCAACCTGGTGTTCGGGTTCGGGTTCGTTTTGGTGGACGTTTAGTTGATGCCATTGTGGTTGAGCGAACTACGCATTCATCGCATGAGGGAAAACTAGTATGGCTGGATCGAGTGATTTCACCGATCGTTGTGTACCCAGCACAAACAGCGAAGTTGATTGAGCACCTCAGTGACCGGTACGGAGGTGTGCGTTCTGATTTGATCCGCTCAGCCATACCGTCGCGGCACGCAGGTGCAGAAGAGGCAGATACCTCAACTAAGTGGGAAGATCTGGGAGAAGTTAAAGAACCTGATTTATCCTCCTGGTCTGCTTATCAGCATGGTCAATCTTTTGTGGATGCGGTTCTTGCTGGAACTACGGCACGGGCAGCGTGGCAAATAGCACCTGGTGATGATTGGGCGATGGCACTTGCTGCACTGGCCGTTAAAGTTGTGAAAGACGGCGGTGGGGCGCTACTGGTTGTCCCAGATCAGCGGGACGTGGATCGTCTCGAGACATCTCTACGCACCTTGGTTTCAGCGAAACAAATCACGGTGCTTAATTCAGGATTGGGGCCGCAGGCGCGTTATCGGCGTTTTTTATCTGTTCTAAGCGGTCAAGGCCGACTAGTCATTGGCACCCGAAGCGCTGCTTTTGCACCAGTCAAAGATTTAAAACTCGCGGTTATCTTAAATGATGGTGACGATAATCTGGTTGATCCCCGAGCGCCGTATGCACATGCCAGAGAGGTATTAACCACTCGGTCGAGTCTGGAAGGATGCTCGCTGATCATCGCGGGTCATGCCCGCACGGCAGAAGCACAACTGCTGGTGGAATCAGGATGGATGCATAATCTCATTGCTGCCAGAGAAACAGTACGAACCCGCATGCCTCGTGTGCAGGCAGTAGGTGATTCTGATTTCCAACTTGAACGCGATCCGATGGCTCGATCAGCGAGATTGCCGGGTATTGCGTTTCAAGCGGTACGCAGTGCCTTGGAGCGCAACCAGCCAGTATTAATCCAGGTACCGAGGAAAGGTTATGTGCCCACGTTGGCATGTGGGAACTGTCGCACACCTGCGCGGTGTAGGCACTGCAATGGTCCTTTAGGTTTGCCACAAGGTAGCGCAGAGTTAGCAGGAGTTCCTACTTGTAGGTGGTGTGGACGTCTAGATTCCCGGTTTAAGTGCCAAAGCTGTGGTTCACCGAAGCTTCGTGCAGTGGTGTTGGGATCAGAACGCACAGCAGAAGAATTGGGCAGGGCATTTCCTTCAGTTCGGGTCATTACTTCTGGCGGGAACAAAGTAGTGGACACCGTGGAAAATCGGGCCAGTATTGTGGTTTCTACTCCCGGTGCAGAGCCGTATGTTGTCGGCGATAAGCACCAAAGTTCCGAAGGAAAAGCAGCGTATGGTGCTTTGTTGTTGCTTGATACCTGGGCGTTGATGGGCAGGCAAGATCTTCGAGCAATGGAAGATACATTGCACAAGTGGGCTGCGGCTGCCACATTGGTGCACTCTCACCTCCAAAAGGGACATGTCATTGTGGTTGCCGATCCCTCGTTTCCCGTGGTGCAATCGTTGATTCGGTGGGATATGGCCGGTGCTGCGGCAAAAGAATTAGAAAGCCGACGTGAAGTTTTGTTTCCACCATCTGTCCATATGGCTGCGATTGATGGGGCAACAGCAGCATTGGAAAGTTTTCTTGAATTGGCAGAACTTCCTGCCCATGCAGAGGTATTAGGACCTGTTGATTTACCGCCTGGAGTGAGTTTGCCTGGTGAATATGATGAACAGCGTTTTGGGCCTGCCCAGCGTTTGCTTATTCGTACACCTCTAGGGCCTCGATCTGAATTGGGCAAAGCGTTGAAAACCGCCCAAGTAGCTCGCGCGGTACGCAAGAATGATTTGCCGTTGCGTATCCAGATGGATCCCATCCATATCGGATAA
- the gmk gene encoding guanylate kinase — protein MSGDNQLGRLVILAGPSAVGKSTVVDRLRNDVPNLYFSVSMTTRAPRPGEVDGRDYFYVTAQEFQEKIDRGEMLEWADIHGGLQRSGTPAGPVNEARQNGRPVLVEVDLAGARNIARLIPEAETIFLAPPSWEVLVERLTGRGTESEDVIARRLETAREELAAQSEFKHVIINDDVAKAVKAIEDVLLGA, from the coding sequence GTGTCGGGCGATAACCAACTAGGACGGCTCGTAATTCTTGCGGGCCCTTCAGCGGTCGGTAAATCGACTGTGGTTGATCGCCTCCGCAATGACGTTCCAAACCTGTATTTCAGTGTGTCGATGACCACCAGGGCCCCTCGTCCAGGTGAAGTCGATGGCCGTGACTACTTCTACGTCACCGCCCAGGAATTTCAGGAGAAAATTGACCGTGGAGAAATGCTCGAATGGGCAGATATCCACGGCGGTTTACAGCGTTCAGGTACCCCTGCAGGTCCCGTCAATGAAGCCCGCCAAAATGGTCGGCCAGTGTTGGTAGAGGTTGATCTCGCAGGAGCCCGAAACATCGCACGCTTAATTCCAGAAGCAGAAACCATTTTCCTAGCTCCACCTTCTTGGGAAGTTTTGGTTGAACGCCTCACTGGACGGGGTACCGAAAGCGAAGACGTTATTGCTCGTAGGCTCGAAACCGCACGCGAAGAATTGGCTGCTCAAAGCGAATTTAAGCACGTCATTATCAACGATGATGTAGCAAAGGCCGTTAAGGCAATTGAGGATGTTCTCCTCGGCGCTTAG
- the rpoZ gene encoding DNA-directed RNA polymerase subunit omega — MTNVSNETNATKAVFDPPVGITAPPIDELLDKVTSKYALVIFAAKRARQINSFYHQADEGVFEFIGPLVTPQPGEKPLSIALREINAGLLDHEEG, encoded by the coding sequence GTGACCAACGTGAGCAACGAGACCAACGCCACCAAGGCCGTCTTCGATCCGCCAGTGGGCATTACCGCTCCTCCGATCGATGAACTGCTGGATAAGGTCACTTCCAAGTACGCCCTCGTGATCTTCGCTGCCAAGCGTGCGCGTCAGATCAACAGCTTCTACCATCAGGCAGATGAGGGAGTATTCGAGTTCATCGGACCATTGGTAACTCCACAGCCAGGTGAAAAGCCTCTTTCCATCGCGCTGCGTGAGATCAATGCAGGTCTGTTGGACCACGAGGAAGGTTAA